A part of Candidatus Omnitrophota bacterium genomic DNA contains:
- the ilvN gene encoding acetolactate synthase small subunit — MRHTISVLVENKFGVLARVAGLFSARGYNIASLAVSETLDPGVSYMTIVVEAKDEKVLEQINKQLNKLIDVITVTDFTKREYIDRELVLAKINYTSKDKPKLEVIFNKFVGKIVQHKADTAIVEAVGDQHQIKALLEELGKFGIKELVRTGKLAIE, encoded by the coding sequence AGTCGAAAATAAATTCGGAGTGCTTGCGCGGGTAGCCGGGCTTTTTAGCGCCAGGGGCTATAATATTGCTTCCTTGGCAGTTAGTGAAACCCTTGATCCGGGGGTATCTTATATGACGATTGTGGTTGAAGCAAAGGATGAGAAAGTTTTAGAGCAGATTAATAAACAGTTGAATAAATTAATTGATGTAATTACGGTTACGGATTTTACTAAAAGAGAGTATATTGACCGTGAATTGGTTTTGGCAAAAATAAATTACACATCAAAAGATAAGCCTAAGCTTGAAGTAATTTTTAATAAGTTTGTAGGTAAAATCGTCCAACATAAAGCTGATACCGCAATTGTTGAAGCGGTTGGAGACCAGCATCAGATAAAAGCTCTTCTTGAGGAGCTGGGTAAATTCGGGATTAAGGAATTAGTCAGGACAGGAAAATTGGCAATTGAATAG
- the ilvC gene encoding ketol-acid reductoisomerase, whose translation MAKIYYDKDADLNLLKDKTIAIIGYGIQGRGQSLCLRDSGLRVVVSEMEGTPNFEQAKKDGFTPVSAADAAKAADIIQILTQDHVQAKVYKESIKPNLKKGKALCFSHGFNIRFKQIKPPKNVDVFMVAPKGPGALVRKMYEEGKGVPSLIAIYQDATGQAKNLALAYALALKATTAGVIETTFDEETETDLFGEQAVLCGGVSELIKAGFDTLIGAGYQPEIAYFEVLHELKLITDLIQERGISGMRRGVSNTACYGDLTRGPRIITQKTRKEMQKILKEIKSGKFAREWIKENETGRKNFDSLIKAGDEHLIEKVGKQLREMMPWMKK comes from the coding sequence ATGGCAAAGATTTATTATGATAAGGATGCAGATTTAAATTTATTAAAGGATAAAACTATAGCAATAATCGGTTACGGTATACAGGGACGTGGCCAATCATTGTGTTTGCGCGATTCAGGATTAAGGGTGGTAGTCTCTGAGATGGAAGGTACTCCTAATTTTGAACAAGCAAAAAAAGATGGATTTACTCCTGTTAGCGCAGCTGATGCAGCAAAGGCTGCGGACATCATTCAGATTCTTACACAGGATCATGTGCAGGCTAAAGTCTATAAGGAGTCAATCAAACCTAATTTAAAAAAAGGTAAAGCGCTTTGTTTTTCACATGGTTTTAACATCCGTTTTAAACAGATTAAGCCTCCGAAGAACGTAGATGTATTTATGGTTGCGCCTAAGGGGCCCGGAGCTTTAGTGAGAAAGATGTATGAAGAAGGCAAAGGTGTGCCTTCGTTAATTGCGATTTATCAGGATGCAACAGGACAGGCTAAGAATTTAGCCTTAGCTTATGCTTTAGCGCTTAAAGCAACTACCGCCGGAGTAATTGAGACGACTTTTGATGAAGAGACTGAAACTGACCTTTTTGGCGAGCAGGCAGTGCTTTGTGGAGGAGTCAGCGAACTAATTAAAGCAGGTTTTGATACTTTGATTGGTGCAGGCTATCAGCCGGAGATTGCTTATTTTGAAGTTCTGCACGAGTTAAAGCTAATTACTGACCTTATTCAGGAGCGTGGTATTTCCGGGATGCGCAGAGGTGTTTCAAATACTGCCTGCTACGGCGATTTAACCCGTGGGCCAAGGATCATCACGCAGAAAACACGTAAAGAAATGCAAAAGATTCTTAAGGAAATCAAGTCCGGAAAATTCGCCAGAGAGTGGATAAAGGAGAATGAAACCGGCCGTAAGAATTTTGATAGCTTGATTAAGGCAGGGGATGAACACTTAATCGAAAAAGTAGGGAAGCAATTAAGGGAGATGATGCCGTGGATGAAGAAATAA
- a CDS encoding prepilin-type N-terminal cleavage/methylation domain-containing protein, producing MIRKGFTLVELIVVIIIVGILASIALTQYANMVEYGRVAEAKTRLGSMRQAVYEYYWTNGSVESMQNSDVGVSDTCSSDSYYRYRIFFSVPTIAQLWARRCTSGGKTPDSSSGYSIWYEVSPSDGYQRWHCQRGSPLSGCFGMNQ from the coding sequence ATGATTAGAAAGGGATTTACATTAGTAGAATTAATTGTCGTAATCATTATTGTTGGGATATTGGCTAGCATTGCTTTGACACAATATGCTAATATGGTTGAGTATGGTCGTGTTGCTGAAGCTAAAACGCGCTTAGGCTCGATGCGGCAAGCTGTATATGAATATTATTGGACTAATGGTTCGGTTGAAAGTATGCAAAATAGCGACGTAGGCGTTAGCGATACTTGTTCTTCTGATTCATATTATCGGTATAGAATATTTTTTTCAGTTCCGACGATTGCGCAACTTTGGGCTAGAAGATGTACTAGCGGAGGCAAAACGCCAGATAGTAGTTCTGGATATAGTATATGGTATGAGGTATCTCCTTCGGATGGTTATCAGAGGTGGCATTGTCAAAGAGGCAGTCCCCTTTCGGGATGTTTCGGTATGAATCAGTGA
- a CDS encoding 2-isopropylmalate synthase — protein MEKIIIFDTTLRDGEQAPGASLNYKEKLEVARALSDLGVDVIEAGFPISSKGDFAAVHAVAKTIKSSIICGLARSIKKDIDAAVQATRPARRARIHVFLATSKIHMQYKLKKAEDEILRLAVESVSYAKKFCPDIEFSPEDASRTEKDFLYQVVEAVIKAGATTVNIPDTVGYTEPEEYGLLIQKIKNNVPNINKAVISVHCHNDLGLAVANSLSAVKNGARQVECTINGIGERAGNASLEEIVMSIDTRRDIYAGLKTGINKKNIYGTSRLVSKLTGFVVAPNKAIVGGNAFRHESGIHQDGILKERSTYEIIRGEDVGFKIEGLVLGKHSGRHAFNERLKKIGLHLNEGQVDKAFSRFKDLSDKKKDIFDDDLRTIVEDEIRLIKPVWKLDSFEVHSGTKIKPEAKVILIKGGKNISGVSSGDGPVDACFKAIDKVTGYKARLEDFRLEAVTSGKDALGQVSLKLKIKDSIVSGRGASTDIVEAAVKAYIDAANKLENR, from the coding sequence ATGGAAAAAATAATAATTTTTGACACAACTTTAAGGGACGGAGAGCAGGCGCCGGGAGCTTCCTTGAACTATAAAGAGAAGCTGGAGGTAGCTCGTGCGCTTAGCGACCTGGGGGTTGATGTAATTGAGGCAGGTTTTCCCATTTCCTCTAAGGGTGATTTTGCGGCAGTGCATGCAGTTGCAAAAACTATTAAATCCTCAATTATCTGTGGTTTGGCCCGCTCAATCAAGAAGGATATTGATGCGGCAGTTCAGGCAACCAGGCCTGCAAGGCGGGCACGTATCCACGTATTTTTGGCTACATCAAAGATACATATGCAGTATAAATTAAAAAAGGCCGAAGATGAGATCTTACGCCTTGCCGTGGAATCAGTCAGTTATGCTAAGAAATTCTGCCCCGATATTGAATTTTCTCCGGAGGATGCCTCGCGCACCGAAAAAGATTTTCTTTATCAGGTAGTTGAAGCGGTGATTAAAGCGGGAGCAACTACAGTTAATATCCCGGATACGGTAGGTTATACTGAGCCTGAGGAATATGGCCTCTTGATTCAGAAAATTAAAAATAATGTGCCTAACATTAATAAAGCGGTTATATCTGTGCACTGCCATAATGATTTGGGCCTGGCGGTTGCTAATTCATTATCGGCGGTTAAAAATGGCGCCCGCCAAGTCGAATGCACGATTAACGGAATAGGTGAGCGAGCGGGTAATGCTTCTCTCGAAGAGATAGTAATGAGTATAGATACCCGAAGAGATATTTATGCTGGATTGAAAACAGGTATAAACAAAAAAAATATTTATGGAACTTCTCGGCTGGTGAGTAAGCTCACTGGTTTTGTGGTTGCACCCAATAAAGCTATCGTCGGAGGCAATGCCTTCAGGCATGAATCCGGGATTCATCAGGATGGTATTCTTAAAGAGCGTTCTACTTATGAGATTATCCGCGGGGAAGATGTAGGTTTTAAAATAGAGGGGTTGGTTTTGGGAAAACATTCCGGCAGGCATGCTTTTAATGAGAGGCTAAAGAAAATAGGCCTACATTTAAATGAAGGCCAGGTAGATAAAGCTTTTAGCCGTTTTAAAGACTTATCCGATAAAAAGAAAGATATTTTTGACGATGATTTAAGAACTATCGTCGAGGATGAGATCCGCTTAATCAAGCCTGTCTGGAAATTGGATAGTTTTGAGGTTCATTCTGGGACTAAAATTAAGCCGGAAGCAAAAGTAATATTGATTAAAGGTGGAAAGAATATTTCTGGAGTTTCCTCTGGTGACGGCCCGGTAGATGCTTGTTTTAAAGCTATAGATAAGGTTACCGGATATAAAGCAAGGTTAGAAGATTTCCGCCTTGAGGCAGTTACTTCCGGTAAGGATGCTTTGGGCCAGGTAAGCCTTAAGCTTAAAATTAAGGATTCTATTGTTAGCGGGCGCGGAGCAAGCACGGATATAGTTGAAGCGGCAGTTAAGGCATATATTGATGCTGCAAATAAACTAGAGAATAGATGA
- the aroE gene encoding shikimate dehydrogenase has product MTSEPKLYPHTNCNRKKGAIGVGVYGLVGFPIKHSLSPSMHNAAFSKLKIKAKYKLFELKPNQLKVFLGNLKKKNICGFNVTHPYKEQILGFLNSKSSGVKEIGAANTVVVDYTGRLKGFNTDYLGFAAHLKELKVKPKKVAVIGAGGASRAVCFALARMKIDELCIYDIDKFKSLSLFKNLNSNFPETQFNVASRIADLEIGNKDLLVNASAVGMRTTDPCLIDPSDLHQGLFVYDLIYNPLETKLITLAKARNLNFSNGLGMLLYQGVFAFKYFTGRVAPVETMKVALLKACLPVGRE; this is encoded by the coding sequence ATGACCTCAGAGCCGAAACTTTACCCCCACACCAATTGTAATAGAAAAAAAGGCGCAATTGGTGTGGGGGTGTACGGTTTAGTAGGTTTTCCCATCAAACATAGCCTATCTCCCAGCATGCATAATGCCGCATTTTCTAAATTAAAAATAAAAGCCAAATATAAATTATTCGAGTTAAAGCCCAATCAGCTCAAGGTTTTTTTAGGTAACTTAAAGAAAAAAAATATTTGCGGGTTTAATGTTACTCATCCTTATAAAGAACAGATTCTTGGATTTTTAAATAGTAAATCTTCAGGGGTAAAGGAAATCGGCGCAGCTAATACGGTGGTAGTGGATTATACCGGAAGATTAAAGGGCTTTAATACGGATTATCTAGGATTTGCCGCCCATCTTAAGGAATTAAAGGTTAAACCTAAAAAAGTAGCGGTAATTGGAGCCGGAGGAGCTTCTCGGGCAGTTTGTTTTGCTTTAGCCAGGATGAAAATTGATGAGCTTTGTATTTATGATATCGATAAATTCAAGTCTTTAAGCCTTTTTAAAAATTTAAATTCAAATTTTCCTGAAACTCAATTTAACGTCGCCAGCCGAATTGCAGATTTAGAAATAGGAAATAAAGATTTATTAGTTAATGCTTCTGCGGTTGGTATGCGCACGACAGATCCATGCTTAATTGATCCTAGCGATTTGCATCAAGGTTTATTTGTTTATGACCTTATTTATAATCCTCTTGAAACAAAATTAATTACTTTAGCTAAAGCGCGCAATTTAAATTTTTCTAACGGTTTAGGCATGCTTTTGTATCAGGGAGTCTTTGCTTTTAAATATTTTACCGGCAGAGTTGCTCCTGTTGAGACGATGAAAGTGGCGCTTTTGAAAGCCTGCCTGCCGGTAGGCAGGGAGTAA
- a CDS encoding prepilin peptidase, whose translation MITQVIVFIFGSIVGSFLNVCIHRMPKGESVVWPRSHCPKCQKRIPGYDNIPFISFILLGGKCRFCKERISLRYLLVEFLTAFLMLALFNHFGLNYSFFLYMVMIWGLIIATFVDIPHRIIPDEVSVGGMIIGFIMVSITGFNFGPVRFTFIPMIESLKGIIVGGGIIYLTGAIFDLIYFKLLKRPAIGGETESMGGGDVKLLAMIGAFVGWKLVLLTFFLAPFLGIVIGIINLVTKKDHTIPYGPFLSIAALLSLFWGNRIIQLIFPIM comes from the coding sequence ATGATTACCCAAGTAATTGTTTTTATTTTTGGTTCTATTGTTGGCAGTTTTTTAAACGTTTGCATTCATCGCATGCCTAAAGGTGAATCTGTAGTTTGGCCGCGTTCGCATTGCCCGAAGTGCCAAAAAAGAATACCCGGTTATGATAACATTCCTTTTATAAGTTTTATTTTGCTTGGTGGGAAATGCCGTTTTTGTAAAGAAAGGATATCTTTACGTTATTTGTTGGTTGAGTTCCTAACCGCATTCTTAATGCTTGCGCTTTTTAATCATTTCGGGCTAAACTACAGCTTCTTTTTGTATATGGTTATGATCTGGGGTTTGATTATCGCTACCTTTGTGGATATTCCCCACCGTATTATTCCGGATGAAGTATCAGTAGGAGGAATGATTATCGGTTTTATTATGGTTTCCATTACCGGTTTTAATTTTGGCCCGGTAAGATTTACTTTTATTCCTATGATAGAATCTTTAAAGGGTATAATCGTAGGTGGCGGGATAATTTATTTGACTGGCGCTATTTTTGATTTGATTTATTTTAAATTGCTCAAGCGTCCGGCAATCGGAGGAGAAACCGAGTCGATGGGTGGAGGGGATGTAAAGCTTTTGGCGATGATTGGTGCTTTTGTGGGATGGAAATTGGTGCTGCTTACTTTTTTTCTAGCTCCATTTTTAGGAATAGTTATCGGGATTATAAATTTAGTTACAAAAAAAGATCATACCATACCATACGGCCCCTTTCTTTCAATTGCTGCATTATTATCTTTATTTTGGGGAAATAGAATAATTCAGTTAATTTTTCCTATAATGTAG
- the malQ gene encoding 4-alpha-glucanotransferase, with amino-acid sequence MPELNLQDTLIKSISKDNWKEVGFKKRAGVLIPLFSVYSKNSFGIGDFGDLKLIIDWAKSTSNSIVQLLPMNEVGSLFCPYDALSSFALEPSYISLRDFPELVGKYTKARHSDPCSAKGKNLGAEEILQSAVGLLQDDDKGPHYVDYSVKEKKLKLLWDAFLATDLSEGIDFEEFQRKNFYWLSDFALFKVLKDHHQGKPWYEWGEKFKDRQQQALQDFQQENIEEVTFQMWLQWLLFKQFKEVSAYAKKNNILLKGDLPVLVSRDSADVWSHPQFFKLDFAVGAPPDMYCAKGQRWGMPTYNWENIAKDNFHYIKEKLKYAEEFYSILRIDHVVGLFRIWSIPYNDPEENQGLNGKFDPSDEGLWCQHGQRILKILIENTKMLLCAEDLGMIPKCCTDTLLEFGIPGNDVQRWVKDWNRRHDFLLPQEYRKLGVTMLSTHDTTNWKAWWKYEAGTVDECLFMRKCNERKIDFTSVSLKLFDTALSLHGRLRWKKEIDSVDKLLLELGKRREEVGDFIDLYENTYGEKEKLWKILGCSGVMTETASKELLAKVTQFILGSQAIFCINLITDYLGLADIFKGDSYQYRINVPGIISPKNWSLRLPLSLEKLLVHPLNQQIRKMITISERI; translated from the coding sequence ATGCCCGAATTAAACCTTCAAGATACCCTCATTAAAAGTATATCCAAGGATAATTGGAAGGAGGTTGGTTTTAAAAAACGCGCTGGTGTTTTGATTCCGCTCTTTAGCGTCTATTCAAAAAATAGTTTTGGTATTGGTGATTTTGGTGATTTAAAACTAATTATTGACTGGGCAAAGTCTACCTCTAATTCCATAGTCCAACTTTTACCGATGAATGAAGTTGGTTCTTTATTTTGTCCTTATGATGCTCTAAGTTCCTTTGCTCTTGAGCCGTCCTATATTTCTCTAAGAGATTTTCCTGAATTAGTTGGAAAGTATACAAAAGCGCGTCATTCTGACCCGTGCAGCGCGAAGGGGAAGAATCTCGGTGCAGAAGAGATCCTTCAGTCGGCCGTAGGTCTCCTTCAGGATGACGATAAAGGGCCTCATTATGTTGATTATTCTGTAAAAGAGAAGAAGCTTAAGCTACTTTGGGATGCTTTTCTGGCCACCGATTTAAGCGAGGGGATAGATTTTGAAGAATTCCAGCGAAAGAATTTTTATTGGTTGAGCGATTTTGCGCTTTTTAAAGTGTTAAAAGATCATCATCAAGGCAAGCCATGGTATGAATGGGGAGAGAAATTTAAGGATCGTCAGCAGCAGGCTTTACAAGATTTCCAGCAGGAGAACATAGAAGAGGTTACCTTCCAGATGTGGCTGCAGTGGTTACTCTTTAAGCAATTTAAAGAGGTAAGCGCATATGCCAAAAAAAATAATATTCTTTTAAAAGGGGACCTACCGGTTTTAGTTTCCCGTGACAGCGCCGATGTCTGGAGCCATCCGCAATTCTTTAAGCTTGATTTTGCAGTCGGGGCTCCTCCGGATATGTATTGCGCGAAGGGCCAACGCTGGGGTATGCCTACTTATAATTGGGAAAATATTGCCAAAGATAACTTCCATTACATAAAAGAAAAATTAAAATATGCAGAAGAGTTTTATAGTATCTTGCGCATTGACCATGTGGTTGGGCTTTTCCGTATCTGGAGCATTCCTTATAATGATCCAGAGGAGAACCAGGGGCTAAATGGTAAATTTGATCCTTCTGATGAGGGTCTCTGGTGTCAGCATGGGCAGAGGATTTTAAAAATCTTAATAGAAAATACTAAAATGCTACTTTGCGCAGAAGATTTGGGTATGATACCTAAATGCTGCACTGATACTTTACTAGAATTTGGTATTCCTGGTAATGACGTCCAGCGTTGGGTAAAGGATTGGAACAGGCGGCATGATTTTTTATTACCGCAGGAGTATCGTAAGCTTGGGGTAACCATGCTTTCAACCCATGATACAACGAATTGGAAAGCTTGGTGGAAGTATGAAGCGGGCACGGTAGATGAGTGTTTGTTTATGAGAAAGTGTAATGAGCGAAAAATTGATTTTACTAGTGTTAGTTTAAAACTTTTTGATACTGCTCTTTCATTACATGGCAGGTTACGTTGGAAAAAAGAGATTGATAGCGTGGATAAACTGTTATTGGAATTAGGCAAAAGAAGAGAAGAGGTAGGAGATTTTATTGATCTTTATGAAAATACCTATGGTGAAAAAGAAAAACTCTGGAAGATTCTGGGTTGCTCCGGCGTAATGACAGAGACCGCTAGTAAGGAGTTATTAGCTAAAGTAACCCAATTTATCTTAGGTTCTCAGGCAATATTCTGTATTAATTTAATCACGGATTATTTAGGATTAGCAGATATATTTAAAGGTGATTCTTATCAGTATCGTATAAATGTTCCGGGAATAATTAGCCCAAAAAACTGGTCGTTACGCCTGCCGCTTAGTCTGGAGAAGTTACTGGTTCATCCGCTTAATCAACAGATCCGCAAAATGATTACTATTTCGGAGAGGATTTAA
- a CDS encoding ATP-binding protein, translating to MGILQGAKYYISKSMGKAIMDYEMITDGDKIAVAISGGKDSLTLLKFLKDRQEFVPIKYKLLAVHVDMGYPCHHPKILAEYFKKIGVDYHIEKIDILKGKSRKDISCFWCSWNRRKALFEVTKRFGCTKLALGHHKDDIIETTLMNMFFNGEISSMNPKQVLFKGAITIVRPLAYVDEDLIVKMAKELDFPHHKCTCPNSVTSKRTKITEIIKELKKDCPDIKTNIFRSIKRIRPEYLL from the coding sequence ATGGGTATTTTGCAGGGCGCGAAATATTATATTTCTAAAAGTATGGGTAAGGCGATCATGGATTATGAGATGATTACCGACGGCGATAAAATAGCGGTGGCTATTTCCGGGGGTAAGGACAGCTTGACTTTGCTTAAGTTCTTAAAGGATAGGCAAGAGTTTGTGCCAATTAAATATAAACTATTGGCTGTGCATGTGGATATGGGGTATCCTTGTCATCATCCGAAAATCCTTGCAGAGTATTTTAAAAAGATAGGCGTAGATTATCATATTGAGAAAATAGATATATTGAAAGGTAAAAGCCGTAAAGATATCTCTTGTTTCTGGTGTTCATGGAACCGGCGTAAGGCGCTTTTTGAAGTGACTAAGCGTTTTGGATGCACTAAACTTGCTCTTGGTCACCACAAGGATGATATTATTGAAACTACCCTAATGAATATGTTTTTTAATGGTGAAATATCGTCAATGAATCCCAAACAAGTGCTTTTTAAGGGGGCAATAACCATTGTTCGGCCGCTGGCTTATGTGGATGAAGATTTGATTGTGAAAATGGCTAAGGAATTAGATTTTCCACATCATAAATGCACTTGTCCAAATTCCGTCACTTCCAAACGTACTAAGATTACTGAAATTATCAAAGAGCTGAAAAAAGATTGCCCGGATATAAAGACCAATATTTTTAGAAGCATAAAGAGGATAAGGCCGGAGTATTTACTTTGA
- a CDS encoding DNA recombination protein RmuC codes for MIWLIVLIFLVIGVFVIGIALKISSQVNERLNQMNQSLQEANKIIGANLGSATSAFGNVKEQLGKLEETNKQIILISRDISSLQELLRAPKFRGSMGETFLENLLSQVLPKEHYQVQYSFKSADTVDAVIRLGERLVPVDAKFSLENFQRMIEASDEPTKDLFRKKFIQDIKNRINEISAKYILPAENTYDFALMYIPAENVYYEVIIKEDIFSYSMAKKVIPVSPNTFYAYLQVICLGLRGLKVEENAKVILKSLSALSIETNKFKEDFNILGNHLFNASTKYNDAQKRFEKVSERLINIQDTKSIET; via the coding sequence ATGATATGGCTTATAGTTTTAATATTTTTAGTAATTGGCGTTTTTGTTATCGGAATAGCTCTTAAGATATCCTCTCAGGTTAATGAGCGTCTGAATCAGATGAATCAATCCCTGCAGGAGGCCAATAAGATTATTGGGGCTAATTTAGGCAGTGCAACTAGCGCTTTTGGTAACGTTAAAGAGCAGCTGGGAAAACTAGAGGAGACTAATAAACAGATTATTTTGATCAGCCGTGATATTTCAAGCTTACAAGAACTTCTGCGCGCCCCGAAATTCCGCGGCTCTATGGGTGAAACATTTCTGGAAAATTTACTTTCCCAGGTTTTGCCCAAAGAGCATTACCAGGTGCAATATAGTTTTAAAAGTGCTGATACTGTGGATGCAGTTATCCGTTTGGGAGAGCGGTTGGTTCCGGTTGACGCCAAGTTTAGTTTAGAGAATTTTCAGAGGATGATCGAGGCCTCTGATGAACCAACAAAAGATCTTTTTCGTAAAAAATTCATTCAGGATATAAAAAACCGTATCAATGAAATTTCCGCAAAATATATTTTACCAGCGGAGAATACTTATGATTTTGCTTTAATGTATATTCCTGCGGAGAATGTTTATTATGAGGTAATTATCAAAGAGGACATTTTTTCTTATAGCATGGCAAAAAAAGTTATTCCTGTTTCTCCAAATACATTTTATGCGTATTTACAGGTGATTTGTTTAGGGTTACGCGGTTTAAAAGTAGAGGAGAATGCCAAGGTAATTTTAAAAAGTTTGAGCGCACTTTCCATTGAAACAAATAAATTTAAGGAAGATTTTAATATTTTGGGTAACCACCTGTTTAACGCTAGTACCAAGTATAACGACGCGCAGAAACGCTTTGAAAAGGTCTCTGAACGCCTGATTAATATTCAGGATACTAAATCTATAGAGACTTAA
- a CDS encoding DUF167 domain-containing protein, whose translation MIFNVRVCPRSSRNYVEEIGSNLRVHLTKPAVDGQANSQLIDLVSKHFKIKKYQVNIKSGEKSRNKLVEIDATL comes from the coding sequence ATGATTTTTAATGTTCGTGTTTGCCCGCGTTCAAGCCGTAATTATGTCGAAGAGATTGGGAGTAATTTGAGAGTCCATCTGACTAAGCCTGCAGTTGATGGGCAAGCCAACAGTCAATTAATTGATTTGGTGAGTAAGCATTTTAAGATAAAGAAATATCAGGTAAATATCAAAAGCGGGGAGAAATCTCGTAATAAATTGGTAGAAATAGATGCAACCTTATAA
- the pgeF gene encoding peptidoglycan editing factor PgeF, translating into MQPYNPLEKFKINLVTAAFSKRQDGNMSLCYGDTKNSLKNRQKFLDAINIDYRNLICAQQVHGKNVKYVTEADKGRGALDYGSSFADTDGFFTDKKGVSIAILSADCLSVFIYDPKRPAIAILHAGWRGTEQNICAEGIRVMQDKFGSHPHRMFVGFGPSIRSCCFEVEKDFKSNFPFGLTNQEGRIFMDIALVNQQQLINAGVREENIFDPKICTFSDNDNYFSFRKEADNAGRLVSVIMLK; encoded by the coding sequence ATGCAACCTTATAACCCATTAGAAAAATTTAAGATAAATTTAGTGACTGCTGCCTTTAGTAAAAGGCAGGATGGTAACATGTCTTTATGTTATGGGGATACCAAAAACTCCCTCAAAAACCGCCAAAAATTCCTTGATGCTATTAATATCGATTATCGCAATCTTATTTGTGCCCAACAGGTGCATGGGAAAAATGTTAAGTATGTAACTGAGGCAGATAAGGGGAGAGGGGCTTTAGATTATGGAAGTTCCTTTGCCGATACGGATGGTTTTTTCACTGATAAAAAAGGAGTTTCTATTGCTATTTTAAGTGCGGATTGCCTCTCAGTTTTTATTTATGATCCTAAGAGGCCGGCAATAGCCATTCTGCATGCAGGTTGGCGTGGTACTGAGCAAAATATTTGTGCTGAAGGAATCAGGGTTATGCAGGATAAGTTTGGCAGCCACCCGCATAGGATGTTTGTGGGATTTGGCCCTTCAATTCGTTCCTGCTGTTTTGAAGTAGAAAAGGATTTTAAAAGTAATTTTCCCTTTGGTTTAACTAATCAGGAAGGCCGTATTTTTATGGATATTGCTTTGGTGAACCAGCAGCAGCTAATTAATGCCGGAGTTAGGGAAGAGAACATTTTTGATCCCAAGATTTGTACTTTTTCCGATAATGACAATTATTTTTCTTTTCGCAAAGAAGCTGATAATGCCGGCCGCCTAGTTTCAGTGATAATGCTTAAATGA
- a CDS encoding divalent-cation tolerance protein CutA yields the protein MYIIILVTASNKKEAQCIAISLISSKLAACVNIVDKVDSLFFWEGKIDRAKECLLVIKSKKAKLSKIIKLVKSLHSYEVPEIIAIPIVTGSSSYLRWIDASLR from the coding sequence ATGTATATCATTATTCTAGTTACTGCAAGTAATAAAAAAGAGGCTCAGTGCATAGCTATAAGCCTGATTAGTTCTAAATTAGCTGCTTGCGTCAATATTGTAGATAAAGTTGATTCTTTATTTTTCTGGGAAGGTAAAATTGACAGGGCTAAAGAATGCTTGTTGGTTATTAAGTCCAAGAAGGCAAAATTATCCAAAATTATTAAATTAGTTAAGTCTCTGCATAGTTATGAAGTTCCGGAAATTATTGCCATTCCAATAGTTACCGGAAGTTCGTCATATTTAAGGTGGATTGATGCATCTCTTAGGTAG